The Lysobacter sp. genome includes a window with the following:
- a CDS encoding sigma-70 family RNA polymerase sigma factor gives MPDLRTDNTTQDPPALDALLIEVAGGSRNAFESLYRATSSKLLGICVRVLSDRTEAEDVLQDVFTTIWHKAHQFDATRASPIAWLAMIARNKAIDRLRAQPARGVLAPIEFADDIADSGATPLQTAVSADERDRLEACMRQLDARRQSLIRAAFFDGSTYEELAQRIASPLGSVKSWIRRGLLQLRGCLES, from the coding sequence ATGCCCGATTTGCGCACCGACAACACCACCCAGGACCCGCCCGCGCTCGACGCACTGCTGATCGAAGTCGCTGGCGGAAGTCGGAATGCCTTCGAATCGCTGTATCGCGCCACTTCGTCGAAGCTGCTCGGCATCTGTGTCCGGGTGTTGTCGGATCGCACCGAGGCTGAGGATGTGTTGCAGGACGTGTTCACCACGATCTGGCACAAGGCGCACCAATTCGATGCGACGCGCGCCAGCCCGATCGCATGGTTGGCGATGATCGCCCGCAACAAAGCCATCGATCGCCTCCGCGCCCAGCCTGCGCGTGGCGTGCTTGCCCCGATCGAATTCGCGGACGATATCGCCGACAGCGGCGCCACACCGCTGCAGACCGCCGTATCCGCCGACGAGCGCGACCGCCTCGAAGCCTGCATGCGCCAGCTCGATGCGCGCCGGCAGTCGCTGATACGGGCGGCTTTTTTCGATGGCTCGACCTATGAGGAGCTGGCCCAGCGCATCGCATCGCCGCTGGGATCGGTCAAAAGCTGGATCCGCCGTGGCCTGCTGCAACTGCGCGGGTGTCTGGAGTCGTGA
- a CDS encoding ATP-binding protein, protein MSSNTLNALLAALRATPDNAPLRGLVLDACLEQRDADALIVALDLCGDDLLAEQGLRERALRLLADAGEHDRLLGLAAPDSADALMAKARLSFDAGRRNEAQEAYLAAIALNPAIEDAAFASQLSGKVVSLTEARLRAVPSIANDDTSAFDAVRYQEPATTRIRFDDVGGLEEVKREIRRRIITPFLKPSLFQRFKRQSGGGILLYGPPGCGKTLLARATAGECGAKFYNISITDVLDMYIGESERKLHEIFEQARRTAPSVIFFDEIEAIGGKRQHAREATSAKVVSQFLTELDGFSQNNHHVLVLGATNVPWAVDPAFRRPGRFDRVLFVPPPDAEARKTILELLLAGRPVAGNLDLRDIVRRTSGHSGADLRNLVDTAADEAIEESIASGKESEIGMTHLREAMEQIRPTTLEWLTSARNHARYANQGGQYDDVLKFLEKQG, encoded by the coding sequence ATGTCCAGCAATACCCTGAACGCGCTGCTCGCAGCGCTGCGCGCCACGCCCGACAACGCGCCGCTGCGCGGGCTCGTGCTCGATGCCTGCCTGGAGCAGCGGGACGCGGACGCCCTGATCGTCGCGCTCGATCTTTGTGGCGACGATCTGCTTGCCGAACAGGGCCTGCGCGAGCGCGCACTGCGTCTGCTCGCCGATGCCGGCGAACACGACCGGCTGCTGGGCCTGGCAGCGCCGGATTCCGCCGATGCCTTGATGGCGAAAGCGCGACTGTCGTTCGATGCAGGCCGGCGCAACGAAGCCCAGGAGGCCTATCTGGCCGCAATCGCGCTCAATCCGGCGATCGAGGATGCGGCGTTCGCGTCGCAGCTCAGCGGCAAGGTGGTTTCGCTGACGGAAGCGCGGCTGCGCGCGGTACCCAGCATCGCCAACGACGACACCTCCGCTTTCGATGCGGTGCGTTATCAGGAACCCGCGACGACCCGGATCCGTTTCGACGATGTCGGCGGGCTGGAAGAGGTCAAGCGCGAAATCCGGCGCCGCATCATCACCCCGTTCCTGAAGCCCTCGCTGTTCCAGCGCTTCAAGCGCCAATCCGGCGGCGGCATCCTGCTGTACGGCCCGCCGGGCTGCGGCAAGACCCTGCTCGCGCGCGCCACCGCCGGCGAATGCGGCGCGAAGTTCTACAACATCTCGATCACCGATGTGCTGGACATGTATATCGGCGAATCCGAGCGCAAGCTGCACGAAATCTTCGAGCAGGCGCGACGCACCGCGCCGTCGGTGATCTTCTTCGACGAAATCGAAGCCATCGGCGGCAAGCGCCAGCACGCGCGCGAGGCGACCTCGGCGAAAGTCGTCAGCCAGTTCCTCACCGAACTCGACGGCTTCTCGCAGAACAACCACCACGTGCTGGTGCTCGGCGCGACCAATGTGCCCTGGGCGGTGGACCCGGCGTTCCGAAGGCCCGGGCGTTTCGACCGCGTGCTGTTCGTGCCGCCGCCGGATGCCGAAGCGCGCAAGACCATCCTCGAACTGCTGCTCGCCGGCCGGCCGGTCGCGGGCAACCTCGATCTGCGCGACATCGTGCGCCGCACCTCCGGGCATTCCGGCGCTGACCTGCGCAACCTCGTCGACACTGCCGCCGATGAAGCCATCGAGGAATCGATCGCCTCCGGCAAGGAAAGCGAGATCGGCATGACCCATCTGCGTGAAGCGATGGAACAGATCCGACCGACCACGCTCGAATGGCTGACCAGCGCGCGCAACCACGCGCGCTATGCCAATCAGGGCGGGCAGTACGACGACGTACTGAAATTCCTCGAAAAGCAGGGCTGA
- a CDS encoding M13 family metallopeptidase, with product MPVLRPAALALCLVMAIAAPNADAAKKRKPATPAPKAAPAVTGCTDLYTFANADWLKSHPVPSEGSVSALGELAARAQQQQRDLLEAAAKSPQTPVQRLLGDFWASGLDEAAVDRDGAAPIAPLLARIGAIKKPQDVAPAIAALHQVGIPVAFNFTSDIDLKNLDTYFGYFSQGGLGLPDPTFYTRTDADARALLGRYNGHVQKILVLSGTPQSKVAGEAQLVIDLETRIARLSKTQAQLQGLRVNYNPVPTKDFAKKYRNLQLAAFLKAQNVTAEQVSMADTALFAQIDKLAGSLKPAQWQAYLRFQVGNTMAPYLSKQWRDADHEFRGRLLRGEDEPAPRWRQVLDAINASAGAMVAQEYVARHLPDATRERADAISRGARESLGNAIERNTWMDAQAKIEARSKLDRLKIEIGKPRTDLDFTVQPMGRGSFGGNILIASTWHHREEMKRIGRASADRRWDVLPQYPALGYDLAHNRIFITAAVLQAPVLDMGQPLPAQYGSFGAMVGHELSRAVDAKGRRIDAAETLRDWWSPATAAAWDARIAPLAGVYGRFAYPGNAALKIDGARMRDESAIDLSGLELAWAAYEKAEPQATAANQQQFFRGWARLWAQQLSQQTASTHAAFSAYPPGQWRANVPAMQLPALGKAFACKAGNAMLVADTEQLSIWR from the coding sequence CTGCCCGTCCTGCGCCCCGCCGCGCTTGCCCTCTGTCTCGTGATGGCGATCGCCGCGCCGAATGCGGATGCTGCCAAGAAACGCAAGCCTGCGACGCCCGCGCCGAAAGCCGCGCCGGCGGTCACCGGCTGCACCGATCTCTACACGTTCGCCAATGCGGACTGGCTTAAATCGCATCCGGTTCCGTCCGAAGGCAGCGTCAGCGCGCTCGGCGAACTTGCGGCGCGTGCGCAGCAGCAACAGCGCGATCTGCTCGAAGCCGCAGCCAAATCGCCGCAGACTCCGGTGCAGAGGCTGCTCGGCGATTTCTGGGCCAGCGGTCTGGACGAAGCCGCCGTCGATCGCGATGGCGCCGCGCCGATCGCACCGCTGCTGGCGCGGATCGGCGCGATCAAGAAGCCGCAGGACGTGGCACCGGCCATCGCGGCACTGCATCAGGTCGGGATCCCGGTGGCGTTCAACTTCACCTCGGACATCGACCTCAAGAATCTCGACACCTACTTCGGCTACTTCTCCCAGGGCGGCCTCGGCCTGCCCGACCCCACTTTCTACACCCGCACCGACGCCGATGCCCGGGCCCTGCTCGGCCGCTACAACGGCCATGTGCAGAAGATCCTCGTGCTCTCGGGCACGCCGCAATCGAAGGTCGCTGGCGAAGCGCAGCTCGTCATCGACCTCGAAACCCGGATCGCGCGTCTGTCGAAGACGCAGGCCCAGTTGCAGGGCCTGAGAGTCAACTACAATCCCGTGCCGACCAAGGACTTCGCGAAGAAGTACCGCAACCTGCAGTTGGCTGCCTTCCTCAAAGCGCAGAACGTGACTGCGGAACAGGTGTCGATGGCCGACACCGCCCTGTTCGCCCAGATCGACAAGCTCGCCGGCAGCCTCAAGCCTGCGCAGTGGCAGGCCTATCTGCGCTTCCAGGTCGGCAACACGATGGCACCGTACCTGAGCAAGCAGTGGCGCGATGCCGACCACGAATTCCGCGGCCGTCTTCTGCGCGGTGAAGACGAACCCGCGCCGCGCTGGCGCCAGGTCCTGGACGCGATCAACGCATCGGCAGGCGCGATGGTGGCGCAGGAATACGTCGCGCGCCATCTGCCCGACGCCACCCGCGAGCGCGCGGACGCGATCTCGCGCGGCGCCAGGGAATCGTTGGGCAACGCGATCGAACGCAATACCTGGATGGACGCGCAGGCCAAGATCGAAGCGCGCTCGAAGCTCGATCGCTTGAAGATCGAAATCGGCAAACCGCGCACCGATCTGGATTTCACGGTCCAACCGATGGGTCGCGGCAGTTTCGGCGGCAACATCCTGATCGCGTCGACCTGGCACCACCGCGAAGAAATGAAACGCATCGGCCGCGCCAGCGCCGATCGTCGCTGGGACGTGCTGCCGCAGTATCCCGCGCTGGGCTACGACCTCGCGCACAACCGGATCTTCATCACTGCGGCGGTGCTGCAAGCGCCGGTGCTCGACATGGGCCAGCCGCTCCCCGCGCAGTACGGCAGTTTCGGTGCGATGGTCGGCCACGAACTGAGTCGCGCGGTCGATGCCAAGGGCCGCCGGATCGATGCTGCGGAAACCCTGCGCGACTGGTGGTCGCCGGCCACCGCAGCCGCGTGGGACGCGCGGATCGCGCCGCTCGCGGGCGTCTATGGCCGCTTCGCCTATCCGGGCAACGCCGCGCTGAAAATCGACGGCGCACGCATGCGCGACGAGAGCGCGATCGATCTTTCGGGCCTTGAACTGGCCTGGGCCGCCTACGAGAAAGCCGAGCCGCAGGCCACGGCCGCGAATCAACAGCAGTTCTTCCGCGGTTGGGCGCGACTGTGGGCGCAGCAACTGTCGCAGCAGACCGCGAGCACGCACGCTGCCTTCTCGGCCTATCCGCCCGGACAATGGCGCGCGAACGTACCCGCGATGCAACTGCCGGCACTGGGCAAAGCCTTCGCCTGCAAGGCAGGCAATGCGATGCTGGTCGCAGACACCGAGCAGCTGTCGATCTGGCGCTGA
- a CDS encoding peptidase: protein MTFDTRTRLRDELKSGVAQQGAPANPCKALRAGDSVNAQASSILKPRVLMLSLAIAASLTACKKDDAAPATAEPAAQAAAALTLDESKLPPFNQFKPSDLDSAKNACTDFGGYINGKWLAANAIPGDRTSWGAFEMLGERSLAVQHQLVEQAAAMKDAKGVDKIVGDFWATGMDEAKINAQGIAPLKSRLDAIDALADGPAVAEYLRQSFAKGEGSLFGFGPNADFNDSSMNIAYVAQGGLGLPDPAYYFDKDKQDKLAAYEQHVAKVLELSGTAAADAAKQAKDVIAFETRLAKVSKSSEELSRDVQLYYNPVDLAKADQLTPNFSWTKFFESQGVAAPKMFSLAMPEFHAEVSKMLADTPVAAWKSYLRFQTVDGASPFLSEAFVQENFNFYRKALRGQKEMKPRWKRVLDTIEGQAGEALGQMYVKVAFPAESKARMDELVKNLSASLKGRIEGLAWMSPETKKKALEKWSSFTPKIGYPDKWREWTGLETTRNSYIENVLAANAFNYQWNLSKIGKPVDKTEWGMSPQTVNAYYNPQQNEIVFPAAILQPPFFDAKADDALNYGGIGAVIGHEMIHGYDDQGSRFGPTGNFENWWTPADATGFSALTKKLVSQFDGYEAVPGMKVNGNLTLGENIADLGGLAVAYDAFKTATDGKPDANIDGINREQRFFLNWGTVWRRNFTPDELKVRLTTDPHAPANFRAIGSPSNHPAFAAAFSCKAGDAMVRDGDKRIVIW, encoded by the coding sequence ATGACCTTCGACACCCGAACCCGACTCCGCGACGAGTTAAAGTCGGGGGTCGCCCAACAAGGCGCGCCCGCCAATCCATGCAAAGCCCTCCGGGCCGGAGATTCCGTGAACGCTCAAGCCTCCTCGATCCTCAAACCACGCGTGCTGATGCTGTCCCTCGCCATCGCCGCTTCCTTGACCGCGTGCAAAAAGGACGATGCCGCCCCTGCCACTGCGGAGCCCGCCGCGCAGGCTGCAGCCGCACTGACCCTCGACGAAAGCAAACTGCCGCCGTTCAACCAGTTCAAGCCGTCCGACCTCGACAGCGCCAAGAATGCCTGTACCGACTTTGGCGGTTACATCAACGGCAAGTGGCTGGCCGCCAATGCGATCCCGGGCGACCGCACTTCGTGGGGCGCGTTCGAAATGTTGGGCGAGCGCTCGCTCGCGGTGCAGCACCAACTGGTCGAACAGGCCGCCGCGATGAAGGACGCCAAGGGCGTCGACAAGATCGTCGGCGACTTCTGGGCGACCGGCATGGACGAGGCCAAGATCAACGCACAGGGCATCGCCCCGCTCAAGAGCCGTCTCGATGCCATCGACGCCCTGGCGGATGGCCCTGCAGTGGCCGAGTATCTGCGGCAGTCGTTCGCGAAGGGCGAAGGCAGCCTGTTCGGCTTCGGCCCGAACGCCGACTTCAACGATTCGTCGATGAACATCGCCTATGTCGCGCAGGGCGGCCTCGGCCTGCCCGACCCGGCGTACTACTTCGACAAGGACAAGCAGGACAAGCTGGCTGCGTATGAACAGCACGTCGCCAAAGTCCTGGAACTGTCCGGGACCGCCGCCGCCGACGCGGCCAAACAGGCGAAGGATGTGATCGCGTTCGAAACCCGTCTGGCCAAAGTGTCGAAGTCCAGCGAAGAGCTGTCGCGCGATGTGCAGTTGTATTACAACCCGGTCGATCTGGCCAAGGCCGACCAGCTCACCCCGAATTTCTCGTGGACGAAATTCTTCGAATCGCAGGGCGTCGCCGCACCGAAGATGTTCTCGCTGGCGATGCCGGAATTCCACGCGGAAGTCTCGAAGATGCTGGCCGATACGCCGGTCGCTGCCTGGAAGAGCTACCTGCGCTTCCAGACCGTCGACGGCGCTTCGCCGTTCCTGAGCGAAGCCTTCGTGCAGGAGAACTTCAACTTCTATCGCAAGGCATTGCGTGGACAGAAGGAGATGAAACCGCGCTGGAAGCGCGTGCTCGATACGATCGAAGGCCAGGCCGGCGAAGCGCTGGGCCAGATGTACGTGAAGGTGGCGTTCCCGGCCGAATCGAAGGCGCGGATGGATGAGCTGGTCAAGAATCTCAGCGCGTCGCTCAAGGGCAGGATCGAGGGTCTGGCGTGGATGAGCCCGGAGACCAAGAAGAAAGCGCTGGAAAAATGGTCCAGCTTCACGCCGAAGATCGGTTACCCCGACAAATGGCGCGAATGGACGGGTCTGGAAACCACGCGCAACAGCTACATCGAAAACGTGCTGGCCGCCAATGCGTTCAATTACCAGTGGAACCTGTCGAAGATCGGCAAGCCGGTGGACAAGACCGAATGGGGCATGAGCCCGCAGACGGTCAATGCCTACTACAACCCGCAGCAGAACGAGATCGTGTTCCCGGCGGCGATCCTGCAGCCGCCGTTCTTCGATGCCAAGGCCGACGACGCGCTGAACTACGGCGGCATCGGTGCGGTGATCGGCCATGAAATGATCCACGGTTACGACGATCAGGGCAGCCGTTTCGGCCCGACCGGCAACTTCGAGAACTGGTGGACGCCGGCCGACGCCACCGGCTTCTCGGCCCTGACCAAGAAGCTCGTGAGCCAATTCGACGGTTATGAAGCCGTCCCGGGCATGAAGGTCAACGGCAACCTGACCCTGGGCGAGAACATCGCGGACCTCGGCGGTCTGGCGGTGGCTTACGACGCCTTCAAGACGGCGACCGATGGCAAGCCCGACGCGAACATCGATGGCATCAACCGCGAGCAGCGGTTCTTCCTGAACTGGGGCACGGTGTGGCGCCGCAACTTCACTCCGGACGAGCTGAAAGTGCGCCTGACCACCGACCCGCACGCCCCGGCGAACTTCCGCGCCATCGGTTCGCCGTCGAACCATCCCGCGTTCGCCGCAGCGTTCTCGTGCAAGGCCGGCGATGCGATGGTCCGCGACGGTGACAAGCGGATCGTGATCTGGTGA
- a CDS encoding tetratricopeptide repeat protein, producing MNDSLRIARLLEHALRLMRGGHIDQSIDVLTRLLGEDPDHGDAHAILTFCLVARKRLHAANLEASQALGLDPDSHLAHLAMASVRIARRAFKQAEAHIDAARALAPEHAENYRLAASLYQVWGQPERALAEIVRASEYAPDDASVWAQYGGIEYAGGRREAARTHAERALEIDPEHVDALTLLGHCDLAAGRTEQAREHAVWALQNDPSDAGALTLLAAVKARQSWLLGVWWRFQSYISAGSNQRAIALLVGMYLVYRAIGIALVDHDLDAWSPALSFAWLGFCVYTWFAPGIFMRSVKRELSTVKLRPDY from the coding sequence ATGAACGACAGCCTCCGCATCGCCCGTCTCCTCGAACATGCCCTGCGCCTGATGCGCGGCGGACACATCGACCAGTCGATAGACGTCCTGACCCGCTTACTCGGCGAAGATCCGGACCACGGCGACGCGCACGCGATCCTCACGTTCTGCCTGGTCGCGCGCAAGCGTCTGCACGCCGCGAATCTCGAAGCTTCGCAGGCGCTCGGGCTGGACCCCGATTCCCACCTCGCGCATCTCGCGATGGCGTCGGTGCGGATCGCGCGGCGCGCATTCAAGCAGGCCGAAGCGCATATCGACGCCGCACGGGCACTGGCGCCGGAACACGCGGAAAACTACCGGCTTGCCGCAAGCCTGTACCAGGTATGGGGGCAACCCGAACGCGCCCTGGCGGAAATCGTCCGCGCCAGCGAATACGCGCCCGACGATGCCAGTGTCTGGGCCCAGTACGGCGGGATCGAATATGCCGGCGGCAGGCGCGAAGCGGCACGTACGCATGCGGAGCGCGCGCTGGAAATCGATCCCGAACACGTCGATGCGCTCACCCTGCTCGGTCATTGCGATCTGGCTGCCGGGCGCACCGAGCAGGCGCGCGAACATGCGGTATGGGCGCTGCAGAACGACCCCAGCGACGCAGGTGCGCTGACCCTGCTCGCTGCGGTCAAGGCGAGGCAAAGCTGGCTGCTCGGCGTGTGGTGGCGTTTCCAGAGCTATATTTCGGCCGGCTCGAACCAGCGCGCGATCGCGCTGCTGGTCGGCATGTATCTGGTCTACCGCGCCATCGGAATCGCATTGGTCGATCACGACCTCGACGCATGGTCGCCTGCGCTGTCGTTCGCATGGCTGGGTTTCTGCGTCTACACATGGTTCGCACCCGGCATCTTCATGCGCAGCGTGAAACGCGAACTGTCGACGGTGAAGCTGCGGCCGGACTACTGA